A genomic region of Candidatus Krumholzibacteriia bacterium contains the following coding sequences:
- a CDS encoding cytochrome c maturation protein CcmE, which yields MQARVVIGITVIVGLVAYLSFLGFEEGKAYYLTCDEVAERQGELQDHRIKLAGNVVAGTIRQDGDILNFDLEYEGVRYSVRYVGMDPVPDTFKPGVEAVVDGHLGDDGVFTGQRIQAKCASKYETDYESEEHPESVSQDQPTA from the coding sequence ATGCAAGCCCGTGTCGTCATCGGAATCACCGTCATCGTCGGCCTGGTGGCCTATCTGTCGTTCCTCGGCTTCGAAGAGGGCAAGGCCTACTACCTGACCTGCGACGAGGTCGCCGAGCGTCAGGGCGAACTGCAGGACCACCGCATCAAGCTGGCCGGCAACGTGGTCGCCGGGACCATCCGGCAGGACGGTGACATCCTGAACTTCGACCTCGAGTACGAGGGCGTTCGCTACTCGGTCCGGTACGTGGGCATGGATCCCGTGCCCGACACGTTCAAGCCCGGTGTCGAGGCCGTCGTCGACGGTCACCTCGGAGACGACGGCGTCTTCACGGGGCAGCGGATCCAGGCCAAGTGCGCGTCGAAGTACGAGACCGATTACGAGTCCGAGGAACACCCCGAGTCGGTGTCCCAGGACCAGCCCACGGCCTGA
- a CDS encoding lamin tail domain-containing protein: MVPRRTAQVLVGALLITIFGVLADPLVGATTRAPVHRLDVVRGEDGPRRTVIVEDWGIPAPPRPPFAVADRAVDPDSLEVSGRLLLGDRLFDAGGYTGATLDLPVRNSIVELRTLDADQALARVSTNANGFFGLRAEAVPGSLEVVLWTESPISSSDTLRVVGGDGAVHRIELERFATGPGVSIDLGDRRIPDLSASAPAGAVHVLDLSRSAIDAVEEVLGDWPGNLPAVRYDPAAGGDAATGAGGPGVVVSSPAAGDGDAWSDAMVLAAWGERLLLDLGTGPAGDLFLAEGLAPPTTAFVRAASWTFAAAVQDRRAELRTDAGGGPLPGSPSLLVDLPTAPPPGFPVPAETVFDLEAATFGPGARPVAPRGQVSAPALAAQLWETIDPVDDDPIGGDRADHLEILTGVAGPSVVFEDFHDAWIDAFDDPLWTAFAVAQAGCALEVDAFEPDAPPGAPPQAAIWIQPPLDPAAGVVVNEIQLGVRDGVELFNPGTVPVDLGGWTVRAARSGFADSPERTVILPAGTTLPPGRVVLVLEGTTASERSPFDLPAPDWSVPWAAGADGAVVLRDGGGAVVDFVRWAGQGGAAPSDEPVPPGTGFDGVLAAPSDERDVLGRDATGTDTDAAGDFSLRTPTPGWPNAAGSRSHTLRPRGELDRFLVTTVATVEVHARRTRDTGAPLLVADSQASAAPAGIGADGNGSVLGLRASSSVRLRTEGAAPTATGLEVFVWEPVTPLGLFAVEDLRAAVKGTGTLSDSVRVRWTVPLPADSLRVLENGTRIATLAGDATSLDLFRDAGRYVYTVETVESGVAVAARSTGVFVGPSSCDSRDDFPTAAVQFEEPANEFFVDVDVPFAGDGTVLWDRPVSAGGYADADTATATLRRTTVLTTGSSITLDHAVHLAGDGDRARLFVTRDDGWSWEPIASWDGTEYDGSSGDPADWTDGTLAAGDLVADRIDLSDLAGERVRFRLQRTSDASGSSLGWSIDAITIEIGGVDGEYHVGVDGSDDNGCGVPERPWATVGPALAVAAPGETIVLGTGDFAFAAGPAGAVVDLPAGVALRGAGPGATRLLVEPDAVAVRVGGSGPSTRVAGLRIDGARTGLRFTGVEAALDSVHVDRADTALVVDGAPARLDGVVFSRGSLGISMAEGSLDLRRSTLADLGVGVLTRVGVDSVLAERVLIARCDEAALRVEGPVPVVRYACGALWDIGAGFEGVAADFVAPVLIVAPRHCDSVGGVYTLAADSPLADVAGCGRIGALGVGCSEPTATGAPPAPGGLRLHRPRPNPFNPRTAIAFELPRTGPVSLVAYDPRGRRVARIVDGVLAAGRHRVVWSGRDASGRPVASGVYFLRLEAGGERRTVRATLVR, from the coding sequence ATGGTACCCCGCCGCACGGCGCAGGTTCTCGTGGGAGCGCTCCTGATCACGATTTTCGGGGTCCTGGCCGACCCCCTCGTGGGCGCGACGACCCGTGCGCCGGTCCATCGGCTGGACGTCGTCCGGGGCGAGGACGGCCCGCGGCGGACCGTGATCGTCGAGGACTGGGGGATTCCCGCACCGCCCCGGCCGCCGTTCGCCGTGGCCGACCGCGCGGTCGATCCGGATTCCCTGGAGGTGTCGGGACGTCTCCTGCTCGGGGACCGATTGTTTGACGCCGGTGGCTACACAGGCGCCACGCTCGATCTTCCGGTACGGAATTCGATCGTCGAATTACGTACCCTGGACGCCGATCAAGCCCTGGCGCGGGTCTCGACGAACGCGAACGGGTTCTTCGGCCTGCGGGCCGAGGCGGTCCCGGGCTCTCTGGAGGTCGTGCTGTGGACGGAATCACCGATTTCGTCCTCTGACACCCTGCGCGTGGTCGGCGGCGACGGTGCAGTCCACCGGATCGAGCTGGAGCGCTTCGCGACCGGGCCCGGCGTCTCGATCGACCTGGGCGACCGGCGGATCCCCGATCTCTCGGCCTCCGCGCCGGCCGGCGCGGTCCACGTGCTCGACCTTTCCCGGTCCGCGATCGACGCGGTCGAGGAGGTCCTCGGCGACTGGCCGGGGAACCTTCCGGCCGTTCGATACGATCCGGCGGCCGGAGGCGACGCGGCCACCGGTGCCGGAGGTCCCGGCGTCGTGGTCTCGTCCCCGGCCGCCGGGGACGGCGACGCGTGGTCCGACGCCATGGTTCTCGCCGCGTGGGGCGAGCGCCTGCTGCTCGACCTCGGGACGGGGCCGGCCGGTGATCTCTTCCTGGCCGAGGGGCTGGCGCCGCCGACGACGGCCTTCGTGCGGGCTGCGAGCTGGACCTTCGCCGCCGCGGTGCAGGACCGGCGCGCGGAGCTCCGGACGGACGCCGGGGGCGGTCCGCTACCCGGCTCGCCGTCTCTCCTCGTCGACCTGCCGACCGCGCCGCCGCCCGGATTTCCCGTTCCCGCCGAAACCGTCTTCGACCTCGAGGCCGCGACCTTCGGTCCCGGTGCCCGGCCCGTGGCGCCCCGCGGCCAGGTGTCGGCTCCGGCCCTGGCCGCTCAGCTCTGGGAGACCATCGACCCCGTCGACGACGACCCGATCGGGGGCGACCGGGCCGATCACCTCGAGATCCTCACCGGCGTTGCCGGCCCTTCGGTCGTGTTCGAGGACTTCCACGACGCCTGGATCGACGCCTTCGACGATCCGCTGTGGACCGCCTTCGCGGTGGCCCAGGCGGGGTGCGCGTTGGAGGTCGACGCGTTCGAGCCCGACGCCCCCCCCGGTGCACCTCCGCAGGCCGCGATCTGGATCCAGCCACCGCTCGATCCCGCAGCGGGTGTGGTCGTCAACGAGATCCAGCTCGGTGTTCGTGACGGGGTGGAGTTGTTCAACCCCGGGACCGTGCCCGTGGACCTCGGGGGGTGGACGGTGCGCGCGGCACGGTCGGGTTTCGCGGATTCTCCCGAGCGGACGGTGATCCTGCCCGCCGGGACGACATTGCCCCCCGGGCGCGTCGTGCTGGTGCTGGAGGGGACGACGGCGTCGGAGCGATCGCCGTTCGATCTACCGGCGCCCGACTGGAGTGTTCCCTGGGCTGCCGGCGCCGACGGTGCGGTGGTGCTCCGCGACGGCGGCGGCGCGGTCGTCGATTTCGTCCGGTGGGCCGGACAGGGAGGAGCGGCACCGTCCGACGAGCCCGTTCCTCCGGGTACGGGATTCGACGGCGTTCTCGCGGCGCCGAGCGACGAACGCGACGTCCTGGGGCGCGACGCCACCGGCACGGACACCGACGCCGCCGGCGATTTCTCGCTGCGCACGCCGACCCCTGGATGGCCGAACGCCGCCGGTTCCCGCAGCCACACCCTGCGCCCCCGCGGAGAGCTCGACCGCTTCCTGGTGACCACCGTGGCCACGGTCGAGGTGCACGCGCGGCGTACCCGGGACACCGGCGCACCCCTGCTGGTGGCCGACTCCCAGGCGAGCGCCGCGCCCGCCGGGATCGGGGCCGACGGGAACGGGTCGGTCCTGGGCCTGCGGGCCTCGTCGTCGGTGCGGCTGCGGACCGAAGGCGCGGCACCGACCGCCACGGGTCTGGAGGTCTTCGTGTGGGAGCCGGTCACTCCCCTCGGGCTCTTCGCGGTCGAGGACCTGCGGGCCGCGGTGAAGGGAACCGGGACGCTCTCCGACAGCGTCCGCGTCCGCTGGACCGTGCCGCTGCCCGCCGATTCGCTGCGGGTCCTCGAGAACGGGACCCGGATCGCGACGCTCGCCGGCGATGCGACGTCACTGGATCTGTTCCGGGACGCCGGCCGCTATGTCTACACGGTCGAAACGGTCGAGTCCGGCGTGGCCGTCGCCGCGCGCTCGACTGGTGTGTTCGTCGGCCCGAGTTCCTGCGACAGTCGGGACGACTTCCCGACGGCGGCCGTGCAGTTCGAGGAGCCGGCCAACGAGTTCTTCGTCGACGTCGACGTCCCCTTCGCCGGCGACGGGACGGTCCTCTGGGACCGGCCGGTGTCCGCCGGCGGTTACGCCGACGCGGACACCGCCACGGCCACGCTCCGAAGGACCACGGTCCTGACGACCGGGTCCTCGATCACCCTGGACCACGCGGTCCATCTCGCCGGCGACGGCGACCGCGCGCGTCTGTTCGTGACGCGGGACGACGGGTGGTCGTGGGAGCCGATCGCCAGCTGGGACGGCACCGAGTACGACGGCAGCAGTGGGGATCCCGCCGATTGGACCGACGGGACGCTCGCGGCCGGCGATCTCGTCGCCGACCGGATCGACCTGTCGGACCTCGCGGGCGAGCGTGTCCGATTCCGGTTGCAGCGGACCAGCGATGCCAGTGGGTCATCGTTGGGCTGGTCGATCGACGCGATCACCATCGAGATCGGCGGGGTCGACGGCGAGTACCACGTGGGCGTCGACGGCAGCGACGACAACGGGTGCGGAGTGCCGGAACGTCCCTGGGCCACGGTCGGCCCGGCCCTCGCGGTCGCGGCTCCGGGCGAGACGATCGTCCTCGGTACCGGGGACTTCGCCTTCGCCGCCGGACCGGCCGGGGCGGTGGTGGACCTGCCCGCCGGGGTCGCGCTGCGCGGCGCGGGTCCCGGTGCGACCCGCCTGCTCGTCGAGCCGGACGCGGTGGCCGTTCGCGTGGGCGGCTCCGGACCGAGCACGCGGGTCGCGGGACTGCGGATCGATGGTGCGCGCACGGGACTCCGGTTCACGGGCGTGGAAGCGGCGCTCGACTCCGTGCACGTCGATCGCGCCGACACCGCCCTTGTGGTCGACGGCGCTCCGGCGCGACTCGACGGGGTGGTGTTCTCGCGTGGCTCCCTCGGGATCTCGATGGCCGAGGGGAGCCTGGATCTCCGGCGGAGCACCCTCGCCGACCTGGGGGTGGGCGTGCTCACCCGGGTCGGCGTCGACTCGGTCCTCGCCGAGCGGGTCCTGATCGCGCGCTGCGACGAGGCCGCGCTGCGGGTCGAGGGGCCCGTGCCGGTGGTGCGCTACGCCTGCGGCGCGCTGTGGGACATCGGCGCGGGGTTCGAGGGTGTGGCGGCGGACTTCGTCGCCCCCGTGTTGATCGTCGCGCCACGTCACTGCGACTCCGTCGGCGGGGTCTACACCCTGGCCGCGGACTCCCCTCTGGCCGACGTCGCCGGATGTGGACGCATCGGCGCACTCGGTGTGGGATGCTCCGAGCCGACGGCGACCGGGGCTCCGCCCGCGCCCGGAGGCCTGCGTCTGCACCGACCGCGGCCGAACCCCTTCAATCCCCGGACGGCGATCGCGTTCGAGCTCCCGCGCACCGGCCCCGTGTCGCTCGTCGCCTACGATCCGCGCGGACGTCGGGTGGCGCGGATCGTCGACGGGGTCCTGGCCGCAGGGCGGCACCGCGTGGTGTGGTCGGGTCGCGACGCGTCCGGGCGACCGGTGGCGAGCGGGGTGTACTTCCTGCGCCTCGAGGCCGGAGGCGAACGACGGACCGTCCGCGCGACCCTGGTGCGGTGA